In Edaphobacter aggregans, the sequence TTGTTGCGGCAGCAGACTTCGCTGAATGTCGCGCGCGGCGGCGAGGTCGGCCTCCACCCGCCGCCACTCCAACGCGCGTTCATGGAAGCGCGCATTTTCGATAGCTGCCGCGGCTTGGATAGCCAGGCTCGAGAGAAAGTCCATCTCGTCCAGCGTAAGGGTGCGATCTGCAGGCAAGATTGCGACCAGTTCGGAAAATGGCTGGCCGGCCTTGTCGCTCAGCGGAAACCGCACCCATCGATTTTTTGCAGAATCGCCCGTTGCGTCATTTGCTTCCCTTATCTTCGGATCGTTGAAGTCCGCAGGCACTTCACCGTAGAAGTGGGGAAACGTGGTGAAAAATGCCCCGGTAGCCTCAAGTTCCCGAACGACAATCTTCAGGACCGTGACAAGGACCTTATCGAGCTCAATGGTGGAGTGTATGAGGCGACTCGCCTCCAACAGTGCATGCAGGCGGATGACCTGCTGCTGAGCAAAGAGAGTCTCGTCGAGTTCCATCACGCGAACTACCTCTCAGGGTGTCAGAGTCTGCTGCCAATGAGTATATGCGCCGTTGCATCGCCACCTTTTTGGTCGGTGGGTATCTTGTGGACTTTCTCGATCTACCCGATACCCAAAACGAGGCTGATTTGCAAAAGGGGCTGCTCTTCAATCTTCGGAAGTTCCTGATGGAGCTAGGAGACGGCTTTGCTTTCGTGGGAGAAAAGGTCGTGTACAGGTTGGCAACCAGGATTTCGAACTGGATTTACTCTTCTCCATCGAGACTTGCAGTGCTTGGTTGCCTTCGAACTAAAAACGGGTCGCTTCGAACCAGAGCATATGGGTAAACTTGCCTTCTATTTGGAAGCTCTCGACCGGGATAGAAAAAGACCACGAGAATTCAAGCATTGGCGTTCTCCTCTGCAGAACAAAGGACGATGAGGTCGTAGAGTATGCGATGAGTCGACACTTGTCACCGGCCCTTGTAGCCCAATACCAAACTCAGATGATCCCAAGATCCCTCCTCCGCCAAAAGCTTCATGAATGGAACTTGTTGCTGGAAAGCGCTTCCGCAGCAGAGGTCAACGAGCCGTAGTCATCTATTGAATGGATCCCAGTCGGGACTCCCAAAAAGCCTTCGAACCCTGATGGGTCACCTCAACAAAGGGAAATTTATGTACGCGATTCTGGGACTTTGTGAACTTTGGGAGTATGGCCGCTGAGGCAGTGAATAGCTGAATCCAAAGACTGACTCGATCGCATCGCAAGCCGACCCGAGTCCATCTTCTGAAGCTATTCGCTCTCCGACTGCCGCTGCTTGAATAGAGAAATGCGAAGTTTCCACGAGTGCTTTTAGGGCGGCTGTGGCCGTTTCGACAGAGTATT encodes:
- a CDS encoding PDDEXK nuclease domain-containing protein encodes the protein MRRCIATFLVGGYLVDFLDLPDTQNEADLQKGLLFNLRKFLMELGDGFAFVGEKVVYRLATRISNWIYSSPSRLAVLGCLRTKNGSLRTRAYG
- a CDS encoding nucleotide disphospho-sugar-binding domain-containing protein translates to MVERSALVRKADYHPTKSVFLDGGSGTTGEALRSGRPMLIVPYGWDQPDNAVRVQRLGARLHVPRSKYSVETATAALKALVETSHFSIQAAAVGERIASEDGLGSACDAIESVFGFSYSLPQRPYSQSSQSPRIAYINFPLLR